The nucleotide sequence ACGGGTTGACGACGTTCTCGAAGAAGGCTCCGCGCTCCCACCGGCCGAACTTGAGCCCGCCGATCGCGTCCGGCTGTTTCACGTCCGCGGCGAGGAGGCTCTTGACGGGATCGGCGTCCTTCAGCGCCTTTTGGACGATAGGCTCCCACAGTTTCTTCTGGACGATGGGAGCCTGCAGGATCCCGTACTGCCAGTCCGCCAGGCCGGGCTTTTTCTTCAAGAAGAACCGCACCTTGTACTGGCTCAGTTTCTCCACCCTGGCAAGGACGGTCTTGGGGGCGTAGCTCGCCCAGTTGCCGCCCAACTTGTCCGCGTCGAACTTGAGGAGCGTATCGTAGGTGAAGACCACGTCGTCGGCCGTGAAGGGGGTCCCGTCCGACCACCGGATGCCGGTCCGGATCGGCACGTCGGAGGTATACAGCGTCGTGCCACCCTCGGTCACCTCTTTGAGCGGTGTCGGCACGTCGGCCGCCAGTGACGGGGCCCAGACCCACGTGGGCGCCGCGTTGCCGTACAGCATGCCGTAGTAAATCCCGTAAGTCACGTACGAGTTCCACACGGTCGCCTGCGGGCCCAGCCCGGCGAAGACGTTAAGAGTGGTCGGCTCCTCGAAAATCGCCGTCTCGTACGTAGCCGCCGCCACGGGCACACTCATGGCCAACAGCAGGACCAGCGCCACTCCCAACAGCCGAAACCGCATGAACCGCCCTCCTTCTCTGGCATGCTCTGGAGCATCCACGGGCTCCACCTCGGCGGTGGGGAACTTCGCCTCAAGCGACCCTGTTCCTTCCATCGATGCGCAAGCGCAACCGGGGATTGGCCTGGATGCCGGGGATGCGGCCGCGCTTGGCCACGGGCTTGCCCTCGACCATCTTGAGGTCGAGGGTCATGTCGAGCGGCGGCGCCGACGAGATGTAGCTCCCCACCCCGAAGGCGTCGGCTCCGGCCGCCGCCAGCTGCTGCACCCTCTCGGGCGTGAGCCCGCCCGAGACGAGGATCTTGACGTGCCGGTATCCCGCCTGATCCAGTCGTGCCCGCACTTCGGCCACCAGGTCGGGCGTCACCCCTCCCCGCTCGCCCGGGGTATCCAGCCTCACCCCTTCGAGCGCCTTGCCCAGCACCTCGGCAACCCGCAGCGACTCCTCGGCCTCGTCCTTGTACGTGTCGACCAGGATGATCCGGGGCGAATCCGGCGCCGTGTGATGATGGTACGCAAGCGCCCCGGAGACGGTATCCCCGAGGATGAGCATGAGGGCGTGGGGCACCGTCCCCACGGGCTCCTTGCCCTGCAGCTTGGCCGCCAGGATGCAGGCGGCGCCCGAGGCCCCGGCCAGGAGGGCCGCCCGCTCCATCACCGGCGCCACCGCCGGGTGGACGTGCCGGGCCCCGAACGAGCTCACCGGCTTGCCGCCGGCCGCCTCGACCACGCGGCGGGCCGCGGTGGCCCATCCGCTCGATTGGGCGAGGATGCCCAGGATGGCCGTCTCGTACACGCCGAACGCACTGTACGGCCCGGCGATGCGCATCACGACCTCCTTGGGGGAAAACCACTCCCCCTCGTCCATGGCCCAGACCTCGATGGCCCCCAGCCCCGGTGGGCGGTTTTGCAGCAACCGCAGCGCCTCTTCGACTCCTGCCAGCATCCCCTCCGAACGGGGGAAGATCTCCGCGACCACCGGAACGTCGGCCTTCCCCTCGGCCCGCAGCACCTGCAGGGTCTTGACGAAATAAACGTCGGCGGTATGCCCCGCCAGGATCTCGTCGTGCTCTGCCGAGAAAAGCGGCCGCGCGGGATCGACCCGCAGGCTCTTGACGTCGGCTTCGCTCTCCAGGAACTTGGCTCCCATCGTCACCACGTCTCCCACGCCACCTTGCCCCCCTCGGTTACCCGAGCCCCTCCACGCCTACGATCCGTAGATCCACTGGTACAGCCGGCGGATCCGCAGCACCCGGGCCACGAACCGCCGGGTCTCCCCGTACGGGATCCCGTCGACCCCGCTCTCCGTGCCGTCCCACTGCGACTCGGCGAGCCACCGGTCGACCCGGCTCCTGCCCGCATTATAGGCCGCCAGAGCCAGCGTTTCCCGCCCCTGGAACTCCTGTATGAGCTGAGCCAGGTACTGCGTGCCCAGGCGCAAGTTGACGTCAGGGTCGAACAGGAGATCGGGGAAAAAGTCACGGTCTCCGGACTGTTGAGCCACCCACTGGGCCGTCTCGGGCAAGAGCTGCATGAGCCCGCGAGCCCCCCGAGAAGAGACCGCGGTCGGGCTGAAGTTGCTCTCCACCCGCACGACGGCGGCGACGAGCCACGGATCGAGCCCGTGCTCCCTCGACCAGCGCACGATGCTCTCCCGGTAATAGACCGGGTAGACCCAGCGCAACACCCACCGCACGTGGACCACGCCCCACACGGTCAGGCCCAGCATCCCGGCCAGCACCAAAAACCAGCCGAGCGCGAGCCGCCGGGACGGGTGCCCGGGGCTCACGCGGCGCCGGGCTCGCACGGGACCGTGACTCCCAGCCGGGCGGCCAGCGCTGTCAGGATGAGGGCCGCCGAGGCGACGTTGGTCGCCAGGGGCACGTCGTGGACGTCGCAGACCCGCATCAGCGCGCTGATGTCGGGCTCGTGGGGTTGGGCGGTCAACGGGTCGCGCAAGAAGATCACCGCATCGACCTGGCCGGCTGCGACCTGCGCGCCGATCTGCTGGTCGCCGCCGTACGGGCCCGACAGCATCCGCTCTACGTCGAGCCCCGTCGCCTCCGCCACCACCC is from Limnochorda sp. L945t and encodes:
- a CDS encoding nicotinate phosphoribosyltransferase, with the protein product MGAKFLESEADVKSLRVDPARPLFSAEHDEILAGHTADVYFVKTLQVLRAEGKADVPVVAEIFPRSEGMLAGVEEALRLLQNRPPGLGAIEVWAMDEGEWFSPKEVVMRIAGPYSAFGVYETAILGILAQSSGWATAARRVVEAAGGKPVSSFGARHVHPAVAPVMERAALLAGASGAACILAAKLQGKEPVGTVPHALMLILGDTVSGALAYHHHTAPDSPRIILVDTYKDEAEESLRVAEVLGKALEGVRLDTPGERGGVTPDLVAEVRARLDQAGYRHVKILVSGGLTPERVQQLAAAGADAFGVGSYISSAPPLDMTLDLKMVEGKPVAKRGRIPGIQANPRLRLRIDGRNRVA
- a CDS encoding lytic transglycosylase domain-containing protein, which codes for MRARRRVSPGHPSRRLALGWFLVLAGMLGLTVWGVVHVRWVLRWVYPVYYRESIVRWSREHGLDPWLVAAVVRVESNFSPTAVSSRGARGLMQLLPETAQWVAQQSGDRDFFPDLLFDPDVNLRLGTQYLAQLIQEFQGRETLALAAYNAGRSRVDRWLAESQWDGTESGVDGIPYGETRRFVARVLRIRRLYQWIYGS
- the mgsA gene encoding methylglyoxal synthase translates to MVEFVRRFRPVLERCRLVATGTTGRVVAEATGLDVERMLSGPYGGDQQIGAQVAAGQVDAVIFLRDPLTAQPHEPDISALMRVCDVHDVPLATNVASAALILTALAARLGVTVPCEPGAA